In one Asterias amurensis chromosome 9, ASM3211899v1 genomic region, the following are encoded:
- the LOC139942017 gene encoding uncharacterized protein — translation MAKYSGYLCLPFIFWLSNIICLLRAVSSPAAFPFRNTSLSWEERLDDLVSRLEVPDIVLQLTRGGAGPNGPAPAIARLGIGPCNWNTECIHGDGEAGNATSFPQALGLAATFDVNVIYEVAKATSEEVRAKYNNLTQHGIYSDHGGLSCFSPVVNIMRHPLWGRNQETYGEDPFLTGVAAKAFINGLRGTDERILRTSAGCKHFDVHSGPEDIPSSRFTFNAMVTDEDLYMTYLPAFRECVKAGSYGIMCSYNSINGVPSCVNKRFLTDILRTEFGFQGYVVSDQKAVEYVLTKHKYTQTALETAVAAVKAGCNLELCYSAHNVYTNLTKALQLGLVAETELRALVRPLFYTRLRLGEFDPPAMNPYAGFDAKDIVESEPHRNVAITAAIKSFVLLKNEGGVLPVGKIHTLAVVGPFADSPQEIMGSYKPMTDPKFITTPRTGLKNLAQVNQYAAGCNDPICDTYNHLDIMNAVAGADLIVVCLGTGVSVESEGNDRRSMSLPGHQLQLLQDAVKYASGKPVVLLLFNAGPLDIRWADANPGVPVIIECFFPGQATGVALRALLSNDGSTTLASPAGRLPFTWPTRMDQVPPMTDYSMANRTYRYSSESPLYPFGYGLSYTQFKYIDLTLTPETIGPCDDVSVNVTLMNIGKYDADETIEVYIQWHNSSVIVPKLQLAAFARRKTTVKNQITIELTIPVRVRAVYKDSLVLEPGLFTVYAGGQQPGQKRQVGSNVLSTSFKVEGPVTSLSKCTS, via the exons ATGGCGAAATACTCTGGTTACCTCTGTCTACCCTTCATCTTTTGGTTATCAAACATCATATGTTTGCTCAGAGCAGTATCGTCGCCAGCAGCTTTCCCTTTCAGAAATACTTCACTTTCTTGGGAGGAGCGACTGGATGATTTGGTTTCCCGTCTAGAGGTACCGGACATCGTGCTGCAGTTGACCCGTGGTGGAGCTGGACCCAACGGCCCAGCTCCTGCTATTGCACGGTTAGGTATCGGTCCCTGTAACTGGAACACGGAGTGCATTCATGGGGACGGTGAGGCAGGAAATGCAACATCTTTCCCTCAGGCGTTGGGCCTGGCAGCCACATTTGA TGTGAACGTAATTTATGAAGTAGCCAAGGCGACTAGTGAGGAGGTCCGAGCCAAGTACAACAACTTAACACAGCATGGTATCTACAGTGATCATGGTGGATTAAGTTGTTTCAGCCCAGTAGTCAACATAATGAGACATCCTCTATGGGGGCGTAATCAG GAAACATACGGTGAGGATCCATTCTTAACTGGAGTAGCAGCCAAGGCATTTATTAATGGACTACGAGGCACAGATGAGAGGATACTACGCACTAGTGCTGGATGTAAACACTTTGATGTACACAGTGGGCCAGAAGATATCCCTTCATCAAGATTCACATTCAATGCTATG GTAACAGATGAGGATCTCTATATGACATATCTTCCAGCATTTCGTGAGTGTGTGAAGGCAGGATCTTATGGTATCATGTGTAGCTATAATAG TATTAATGGTGTTCCTTCATGTGTTAACAAGAGGTTTCTTACTGACATCCTCCGCACTGAGTTTGGATTCCAAGGATACGTAGTCAGCGATCAGAAAGCAGTGGAGTATGTCCTGACAAAGCATAAGTACACACAGACTGCTCTAGAGACTGCAGTAGCCGCAGTCAAAGCAGGATGTAACCTGGAGTTATGTTACTCAGCTCATAATGTGTATACCAATCTCACTAAGGCATTACAGCTAGGCCTGGTGGCTGAGACAGAGCTCAGGGCCTTGGTCAGACCTCTCTTCTACACCAGATTGAGATTGGGGGAGTTTGACCCTCCTGCAATGAATCCTTATGCTGGTTTCGATGCTAAGGATATTGTGGAGTCTGAACCTCACAGGAATGTAGCAATTACGGCTGCTATAAAGTCATTTGTCTTGCTGAAGAATGAGGGAGGTGTTCTACCAGTTGGCAAAATCCATACATTAGCT GTAGTGGGTCCATTTGCAGATTCTCCTCAAGAAATAATGGGTAGTTATAAACCTATGACTGATCCCAAGTTTATAACAACTCCAAGGACTGGTCTGAAGAATCTTGCTCAAGTAAACCAATACGCTGCAGGATGTAACGATCCAATATGTGACACTTACAACCACTTAGATATAATGAACGCAGTAGCTGGTGCAGATTTGATTGTAGTCTGTCTAGGTACAG GGGTAAGTGTTGAAAGTGAGGGTAATGATAGAAGAAGTATGTCTCTACCTGGTCATCAGCTTCAACTTCTTCAAGATGCTGTCAAATATG CATCAGGGAAGCCAGTTGTTCTCCTCCTCTTTAATGCTGGGCCATTAGACATCCGATGGGCTGATGCTAACCCTGGGGTACCTGTTATAATAGAGTGTTTCTTCCCTGGACAGGCAACAGGTGTAGCACTCAGAGCTCTTCTTAGCAATGATGGAAGCACTACCCTAGCCAGCCCTGCAGGAAGATTACCATTCACATGGCCTACTAGAATGGATCAG GTACCTCCCATGACAGACTATAGTATGGCAAATCGCACCTACCGCTATTCCTCAGAGAGCCCATTGTACCCATTTGGGTATGGTCTATCTTACACACAGTTCAAGTACATTGATTTGACCTTAACACCAGAGACTATTGGTCCATGTGATGATGTGTCAGTCAATGTCACTTTGATGAATATCGGCAAATATGATGCTGATGAG ACTATTGAAGTCTACATACAGTGGCATAACTCCTCAGTAATCGTACCCAAGCTGCAGCTTGCTGCTTTTGCACGTCGGAAAACAACAGTGAAAAACCAAATAACCATAGAACTGACAATTCCAGTCCGTGTAAGGGCAGTTTACAAAGATAGCCTGGTACTTGAACCTGGCCTATTCACTGTGTATGCTGGCGGTCAACAACCGGGACAAAAGCGACAAGTTGGCTCTAATGTGCTTAGTACATCATTCAAAGTTGAAGGACCAGTCACTTCTCTTTCCAAGTGCACTTCATGA
- the LOC139941761 gene encoding uncharacterized protein gives MANIICLSLFVFELYGLKQVTAAFPFQDITLSWEKRLDDLIPRLYLDEVSQQMARAGIRQNGPAPAIPRLGIGPYMWNTECLRGDSEAGNATAYPQALGLAASFSTDLLTEVATATSEEVRAKHNNWTSHGIYKDHSGLSCFSPVINIMRHALWGRNQETYGEDPFMTGVLARAYVTGLHGPHPRYIRTSSGCKHIFAYDGPENIPSPRYSFDSQVTDMDMWMTYLPMFQECVKAGTYNLVCSYNSINGVPACASKKYLTDILRTQWGFKGYVSSDLTALEFMYTRHNYTTGPLDSAVAAVRAGCNLELSGAEDTAYSHLTEAVQLGLLTMEELLVLVRPLFYTRMRLGEFDPPKLNPYTSLRAEDVVESKAHQNLAVTAALKTFVLLKHTNNILPVGKIQKLAVVGPLADSPRDLFGDYPPETLLEYIITPREGLQSIASVVQFAAGCDNPACGMYNQTAIAQAVMGVDFVVVCLGTGTSIESESRDRISLALPGKQLQLLQDAVKYAAGRPVVLLLFNAGPLDISWADQHPGVQAIVECWLPAQATGKALARFFTNGVDGNPAGRLPYTWPASMDDVPAMTNYSMFNRTYRFFTGAPFYPFGYGLSFTEFDYQRIFVTNPVLKPCDDMHVSVTLSNVGKYVGDEVTQVYIGWPGATFPVPRYQLGAFVRIQIRPQNQITHYLTIPARVRAVYEGRLVLKPGKFWVYAGGQLPGQSRRVPSAILVTDFTVVGQDTDLASCPQ, from the exons ATGGCAAACATTATTTGTCTGTCTCTTTTCGTATTTGAACTTTATGGACTCAAACAGGTCACCGCTGCTTTTCCCTTTCAAGATATAACCCTTTCATGGGAGAAGCGTCTGGATGATTTGATCCCAAGGTTATACCTTGATGAGGTCTCACAGCAGATGGCCAGAGCGGGTATTCGGCAGAATGGCCCCGCTCCAGCTATCCCTCGGCTAGGTATCGGCCCGTATATGTGGAACACAGAGTGTTTAAGGGGAGATAGTGAAGCTGGTAATGCGACGGCGTATCCACAAGCTCTGGGACTTGCTGCATCGTTTAG TACTGACCTGCTGACGGAGGTTGCCACAGCTACGAGTGAAGAGGTCCGTGCCAAACATAATAATTGGACGAGTCATGGTATTTACAAGGATCATAGCGGACTTAGTTGTTTCAGCCCAGTGATAAATATTATGAGGCATGCCCTGTGGGGCAGAAACCAG GAAACTTATGGTGAAGATCCATTCATGACAGGAGTGTTAGCCAGGGCTTACGTAACAGGCTTGCATGGACCTCACCCTCGTTACATTCGTACAAGCTCTGGATGTAAACACATTTTTGCTTACGATGGACCAGAAAATATTCCATCACCAAGGTACTCATTTGATTCACAA GTTACTGATATGGATATGTGGATGACATACCTTCCAATGTTCCAGGAGTGTGTGAAAGCAGGAACCTACAATCTCGTCTGTAGCTACAACAG taTCAATGGTGTTCCAGCCTGTGCAAGTAAGAAGTACCTGACTGATATCCTCCGCACTCAATGGGGCTTCAAGGGATATGTGTCTAGTGACCTGACTGCTCTTGAGTTCATGTATACTCGGCATAACTACACCACAGGTCCCCTAGACTCTGCCGTAGCAGCTGTCAGAGCAGGTTGTAATCTGGAGCTTAGTGGTGCAGAGGACACCGCTTACTCTCATCTCACTGAAGCTGTTCAGTTAGGTCTCCTAACCATGGAGGAACTCTTAGTGTTGGTCCGTCCTCTCTTCTATACCAGGATGAGGCTTGGAGAGTTTGACCCGCCCAAGTTGAATCCGTACACATCACTACGAGCCGAGGATGTGGTAGAAAGCAAAGCGCATCAGAACCTGGCTGTCACAGCTGCGTTGAAGACGTTTGTCTTGCTTAAGCATACAAATAATATTCTACCAGTTGGGAAAATCCAAAAGCTAGCT GTTGTTGGTCCTCTTGCTGATTCCCCTCGTGACTTGTTTGGAGACTATCCCCCAGAGACCTTACTAGAATACATTATTACACCTAGAGAAGGTTTGCAGAGCATTGCATCAGTGGTCCAGTTTGCTGCTGGCTGTGACAATCCTGCCTGTGGGATGTATAACCAAACAGCGATTGCTCAGGCAGTTATGGGAGTGGACTTTGTTGTTGTGTGTCTAGGAACAG GGACATCTATTGAGTCCGAGTCTCGTGATCGTATCAGCTTAGCTCTACCTGGGAAGCAACTCCAACTCCTACAAGATGCTGTAAAATATG CTGCCGGCAGACCAGTGGTTCTACTCCTCTTCAATGCTGGTCCGCTGGATATCTCATGGGCAGACCAACATCCTGGTGTCCAGGCTATAGTGGAGTGCTGGTTACCAGCCCAGGCTACCGGGAAAGCACTTGCTAGATTCTTCACCAATGGTGTGGATGGAAACCCTGCTGGTAGGCTGCCCTATACCTGGCCAGCATCTATGGATGAT GTGCCTGCGATGACTAACTACAGCATGTTCAATCGGACATATCGCTTCTTTACTGGGGCACCATTCTACCCGTTTGGTTACGGTTTGTCCTTCACAGAGTTTGATTATCAAAGGATTTTTGTCACCAACCCTGTCCTGAAACCATGTGATGATATGCACGTCAGCGTCACTTTGTCTAATGTCGGCAAGTACGTTGGAGATGAG GTGACCCAAGTTTACATCGGATGGCCAGGTGCAACCTTCCCTGTTCCTCGCTACCAATTAGGGGCATTTGTTCGCATCCAAATCAGACCCCAGAACCAAATCACCCACTATCTCACCATTCCAGCTCGTGTGAGGGCTGTATATGAAGGTCGCTTAGTTCTGAAACCAGGGAAGTTTTGGGTTTATGCCGGAGGACAACTGCCTGGGCAGAGTAGACGAGTTCCCTCCGCTATCCTTGTAACAGACTTTACTGTCGTTGGGCAAGACACAGATTTGGCATCCTGCCCACAataa